The following are encoded together in the Streptomyces sp. NBC_01465 genome:
- the moaA gene encoding GTP 3',8-cyclase MoaA — protein sequence MLIDTYGRVATDLRVSLTDRCNLRCTYCMPEEGLQWLGKPDLLTDDEIVRLVRIAVTDLGITEVRFTGGEPLLRPGLVGIVEQCAQLTPRPRMSLTTNGIGLKRTAAALKSAGLDRVNVSLDTLRPDVFKTLTRRDRHRDVLEGLEAARDAGLTPVKVNTVLMPGLNADEAPELLAWAVENAYELRFIEQMPLDAQHGWKRDGMITAGDILESLRTRFTLTEEGDDERGSAPAERWVVDGGPHRVGVIASVTRPFCGACDRTRLTADGQVRTCLFAREESDLRAALRSGAPDEEIARLWKVAMWGKKAGSGLDDPSFLQPDRPMSAIGG from the coding sequence GTGCTGATCGACACCTACGGTCGGGTCGCCACCGACCTGCGCGTTTCCCTGACGGACCGCTGCAATCTGCGGTGCACGTACTGCATGCCGGAAGAGGGACTGCAGTGGCTCGGCAAGCCTGATCTGCTCACCGACGACGAGATCGTCCGGCTCGTACGCATCGCCGTGACCGACCTCGGCATCACCGAAGTCCGCTTCACCGGCGGCGAACCGCTGCTCCGTCCCGGCCTGGTCGGGATCGTCGAGCAGTGCGCACAGCTCACCCCCCGCCCCCGGATGTCGCTCACCACCAACGGCATCGGGCTCAAGCGCACCGCGGCCGCGCTCAAGTCGGCCGGCCTGGACCGGGTCAACGTCTCGCTCGACACCCTGCGCCCCGACGTGTTCAAGACGCTCACCCGCCGCGACCGCCACCGCGACGTCCTCGAAGGACTCGAAGCGGCACGGGACGCGGGCCTCACCCCGGTGAAGGTCAACACCGTGCTGATGCCGGGGCTCAACGCCGACGAGGCCCCCGAACTCCTCGCCTGGGCCGTGGAGAACGCGTACGAGCTGCGCTTCATCGAGCAGATGCCGCTCGACGCCCAGCACGGCTGGAAGCGCGACGGAATGATCACTGCGGGTGACATCCTGGAGTCTCTGCGTACGCGCTTCACCCTGACCGAAGAGGGCGACGACGAGCGCGGTTCCGCGCCCGCCGAGCGCTGGGTCGTGGACGGCGGCCCGCACCGGGTCGGCGTCATCGCCTCCGTCACGCGCCCGTTCTGCGGAGCCTGCGACCGCACCCGCCTCACCGCCGACGGCCAGGTGCGCACCTGCCTCTTCGCCCGCGAGGAGTCCGACCTGCGGGCCGCGCTGCGTTCGGGGGCGCCGGACGAGGAGATCGCCCGCCTGTGGAAGGTGGCGATGTGGGGCAAGAAGGCCGGATCCGGCCTCGACGACCCGTCGTTCCTCCAGCCCGACCGCCCGATGTCGGCGATCGGCGGCTAG
- a CDS encoding solute symporter family protein, producing the protein MSPAVHHQAAHFIAASATEKHRPLIITLFAVFVVATLVITVWAGRQTKTATDFYAGGRQFTAFQNGLAVSGDYMSAASFLGIAGAIALFGYDGFLYSIGFLVAWLVALLLVAEPLRNSGRYTMGDVLAYRMRQRPVRTAAGASTIVVSIFYLLAQMAGAGVLVSLLLGITTDAGKILIVALVGVLMIVYVTIGGMKGTTWVQMVKAVLLISGTILITFLILLKFNFNISDLLGTAAKNSGKGTDFLNPGLKYGKTGTTKLDFISLGIALVLGTAGLPHILIRFYTVPTAKAARKSVNWAIGIIGAFYLMTIVLGFGAAAILKPADIIASNPAGNTAAPLAALEIGGGADSTGGAILLAVISAVAFATILAVVAGLTLASSSSFAHDIYANVIRKGKATEKEEMRAARWSTVAIGAVAIVLGAFARDLNVAGLVALAFAVAASANLPTILYSLFWKRFTTQGALWSIYGGLVSSVVLVLFSPVVSGNPKTSMFKGVDFHWFPLENPGLISIPLGFLLGIVGSLLSKEEPDKGKYAELEVKSLTGVGAH; encoded by the coding sequence ATGAGCCCCGCCGTCCACCACCAGGCCGCCCACTTCATCGCCGCGTCCGCCACCGAGAAGCACCGGCCGCTGATCATCACGCTCTTCGCGGTCTTTGTCGTCGCGACGCTCGTGATCACCGTCTGGGCCGGCCGCCAGACCAAGACCGCCACCGACTTCTACGCGGGCGGGCGGCAGTTCACCGCCTTCCAGAACGGCCTCGCGGTCTCCGGCGACTACATGTCCGCCGCGTCCTTCCTCGGCATCGCGGGCGCCATCGCGCTCTTCGGCTACGACGGCTTCCTCTACTCCATCGGCTTCCTGGTCGCCTGGCTGGTCGCCCTGCTCCTCGTCGCCGAACCGCTCCGCAACTCGGGCCGCTACACGATGGGCGACGTCCTCGCGTACCGCATGAGGCAGCGCCCGGTCCGTACCGCCGCCGGCGCCTCCACCATCGTCGTCTCGATCTTCTATCTGCTGGCGCAGATGGCGGGCGCGGGCGTCCTGGTCTCCCTGCTGCTCGGCATCACCACGGACGCGGGCAAGATCCTCATCGTCGCCCTCGTCGGCGTCCTGATGATCGTGTACGTCACCATCGGCGGGATGAAGGGCACCACCTGGGTGCAGATGGTCAAGGCGGTGCTGCTCATCTCCGGCACCATCCTCATCACCTTCCTGATCCTGCTGAAGTTCAACTTCAACATCTCCGACCTGCTGGGCACGGCCGCCAAGAACAGCGGCAAGGGCACCGACTTCCTCAACCCCGGCCTCAAGTACGGCAAGACGGGCACCACCAAGCTCGACTTCATCTCGCTGGGCATCGCCCTGGTGCTGGGCACCGCGGGCCTGCCGCACATCCTGATCCGCTTCTACACGGTCCCGACCGCCAAGGCCGCCCGTAAGTCCGTGAACTGGGCGATCGGCATCATCGGCGCCTTCTACCTGATGACCATCGTGCTCGGCTTCGGCGCCGCGGCCATCCTCAAGCCCGCCGACATCATCGCCTCGAACCCCGCAGGCAATACGGCGGCGCCACTCGCGGCCCTGGAGATCGGCGGCGGCGCCGACTCGACGGGCGGCGCGATCCTCCTCGCGGTGATCTCCGCGGTCGCCTTCGCCACGATCCTCGCGGTGGTCGCAGGCCTCACCCTCGCCTCGTCCTCGTCGTTCGCGCACGACATCTACGCCAACGTCATCCGCAAGGGCAAGGCCACGGAGAAGGAGGAGATGCGCGCGGCCCGCTGGTCGACGGTCGCCATCGGCGCGGTCGCCATCGTGCTCGGTGCCTTCGCCCGCGACCTGAACGTCGCAGGCCTCGTCGCCCTCGCCTTCGCGGTCGCCGCGTCCGCCAACCTCCCGACGATCCTCTACAGCCTCTTCTGGAAGCGGTTCACCACCCAGGGAGCCCTGTGGTCGATCTACGGAGGACTCGTCTCCTCCGTGGTCCTGGTGCTCTTCTCCCCGGTGGTCTCCGGCAACCCGAAGACCTCCATGTTCAAGGGAGTCGACTTCCACTGGTTCCCGCTGGAGAACCCGGGCCTCATCTCGATCCCGCTGGGCTTCCTGCTCGGCATCGTCGGCTCGCTGCTCTCCAAGGAGGAGCCGGACAAGGGCAAGTACGCCGAACTGGAGGTCAAGTCCCTCACCGGTGTGGGCGCCCACTGA
- a CDS encoding DUF485 domain-containing protein — translation MATEVPPPRGGAETGPAQPTTEQFIEVQESAEFGELRRAHRSFAFPLTLGFIVWYLLYVLLSNYAGGFMDTKVVGNINVALVFGLAQFLTTFLIAWFYSRYATAKLDPKGAAIKSRMEADV, via the coding sequence GTGGCTACCGAAGTACCGCCGCCCCGAGGCGGGGCGGAGACCGGCCCCGCACAGCCCACGACAGAGCAGTTCATCGAGGTGCAGGAGAGCGCGGAGTTCGGTGAACTGCGCCGCGCCCACCGCTCCTTCGCCTTCCCGCTGACCCTCGGCTTCATCGTCTGGTACCTGCTGTACGTCCTGCTGTCGAACTACGCCGGCGGCTTCATGGACACCAAGGTCGTCGGCAACATCAACGTCGCCCTCGTCTTCGGGCTCGCCCAGTTCCTCACCACCTTCCTCATCGCCTGGTTCTACTCGCGCTACGCCACCGCCAAGCTCGACCCGAAGGGCGCGGCGATCAAGTCCCGTATGGAGGCCGACGTATGA
- a CDS encoding S8 family serine peptidase — protein sequence MAHLRSRRLRALALPAGLALTASLGILPGASASAAPQVSPVAADGPNLAYVVNTKADHRTISSVKQAISRAGGTVVIAYEKIGVIVVHSANPEFGQQIRAVRGVQSAGATRTTPLTSAATTDEGSPEYISAAAAKATTSAASGVEPLESNQWDLRAIGADKAAKINPGSSKVTVGVIDTGVDDTHPDLAANFSASQSANCVGGVADTSPGAWRPYNPAEDYHGTHVAGEIAAARNGIGVAGVAPGVKVAAIKVSDPVNGLFYPENVVCAFVFAADKGIEVTNNSYYVDPWLYNCVSDPDQKAIYDAVNRASLYAQSKGTLNVASAGNSNDDLDSDALIDDSSPDDSTAVTRTVDPHQCFDVPTQLPGVVTVAATGVQNVKSYYSSYGKGVIDVTAPGGDKYQIPDTPDKNGRILATLPGNTYGYLQGTSMASPHVAAVAALLKSAHPWAGPVALQALLKAEADNPGCPDQVYDATGQLIDATTCKGGKRVNGYNGYGIVDALDAVKK from the coding sequence ATGGCTCATCTGCGCTCCAGACGGCTGCGTGCCCTCGCACTGCCCGCCGGACTGGCTCTCACGGCCTCGCTCGGGATCCTGCCGGGCGCCTCGGCGTCGGCCGCGCCCCAGGTCTCCCCGGTGGCCGCCGACGGTCCGAATCTGGCGTACGTGGTGAACACGAAGGCCGACCACCGCACCATCTCCTCGGTGAAGCAGGCGATATCCCGGGCCGGAGGGACCGTCGTCATCGCGTACGAGAAGATCGGCGTGATCGTCGTCCACTCGGCCAACCCGGAGTTCGGGCAGCAGATCCGTGCGGTACGGGGCGTGCAGTCGGCCGGTGCCACCCGCACCACCCCGCTCACCTCGGCGGCGACGACCGACGAGGGCTCCCCCGAGTACATCTCGGCGGCAGCGGCGAAGGCCACCACGAGCGCGGCCTCGGGCGTGGAGCCCCTGGAGAGCAACCAGTGGGACCTCAGGGCGATCGGCGCCGACAAGGCCGCGAAGATCAACCCGGGCAGCTCCAAGGTCACCGTCGGTGTGATCGACACGGGTGTCGACGACACCCACCCCGATCTGGCGGCCAACTTCTCCGCCTCGCAGTCCGCGAACTGTGTCGGCGGCGTCGCCGACACCTCGCCGGGCGCCTGGCGTCCGTACAACCCGGCCGAGGACTACCACGGCACGCACGTCGCGGGCGAGATAGCCGCCGCGCGCAACGGCATCGGTGTGGCCGGTGTCGCGCCGGGCGTGAAGGTCGCGGCCATCAAGGTCAGCGATCCGGTCAACGGCCTCTTCTACCCGGAGAACGTGGTCTGCGCCTTCGTCTTCGCGGCGGACAAGGGCATCGAGGTCACCAACAACAGCTACTACGTCGACCCGTGGCTCTACAACTGCGTCAGCGACCCGGACCAGAAGGCGATCTACGACGCGGTCAACCGCGCCTCGCTGTACGCCCAGTCCAAGGGCACGCTCAATGTCGCCTCCGCGGGCAACTCGAACGACGACCTCGACTCGGACGCGCTGATCGACGACTCCAGCCCGGACGACTCGACCGCGGTGACGCGGACCGTCGACCCGCACCAGTGCTTCGACGTCCCCACCCAGCTGCCGGGTGTGGTCACGGTCGCGGCGACGGGCGTGCAGAACGTGAAGTCGTACTACTCGAGCTACGGCAAGGGCGTCATCGACGTCACCGCGCCGGGCGGCGACAAGTACCAGATCCCGGACACCCCGGACAAGAACGGCCGGATCCTCGCCACGCTCCCTGGCAACACGTACGGCTATCTGCAGGGCACCTCGATGGCCAGCCCGCACGTCGCCGCCGTCGCCGCACTGCTGAAGTCCGCCCACCCGTGGGCCGGTCCGGTGGCGCTCCAGGCGCTGCTCAAGGCCGAGGCCGACAACCCGGGCTGCCCGGACCAGGTCTATGACGCGACGGGCCAGCTGATCGACGCGACCACCTGCAAGGGCGGAAAGCGTGTGAACGGGTACAACGGCTACGGGATCGTGGACGCGCTGGACGCGGTCAAGAAGTAG
- a CDS encoding S8 family peptidase, with protein sequence MTLRTSRTRRRALAIPVGMAVVSALAFLPSTASASTADSTTVKAAATDGPSLSYVVNVRKGYGQTHQVERAVKAAGGSIVETYDKIGVIVVHSSNPDFAKTIRTVRGVESAGATRTAPLPAQSTTDVGAPQALTAEQLKAATADAAAGQDPLEPLQWDLKAISADKAHEKSLGSSKVTVAVIDTGVDDTHPDIAPNFDRAASASCVTGKADTTDGAWRPWATGGSPHGTHVAGEIAGAKNGVGITGVAPGVKVAGIKVSTQGGSYFYTESVVCGFMWAADHGVDVTNNSYYTDPWYFNCKDDPDQKALVTAITRASSYAESKGTVNVAAAGNENYDFAADSITDPVSPNDSTAVSRTIDPSKCYDIPTQLPGVVTVAATGAKNLKSSFSNYGLGVIDVAAPGGDSTAYQTPDAPATSGLILGPVPGGGWAYMAGTSMASPHVAGVAALIKSTHPHASAALVKALLKVEADGLACPVPYDINKDGKVDAVCEGGKFYNGFYGAGLVNALNAVTK encoded by the coding sequence ATGACGCTGCGCACCTCGCGCACCCGGCGGCGCGCCCTCGCGATCCCGGTCGGCATGGCCGTGGTCTCGGCCCTCGCCTTCCTGCCGTCGACGGCCTCGGCCAGCACGGCCGACAGCACCACGGTGAAGGCCGCCGCCACGGACGGGCCCTCGCTCAGCTATGTGGTCAACGTCCGCAAGGGGTACGGCCAGACGCACCAGGTCGAGCGGGCCGTGAAGGCGGCCGGCGGTTCGATCGTGGAGACGTACGACAAGATCGGCGTGATCGTCGTCCACTCGTCGAACCCCGACTTCGCGAAGACGATCCGTACCGTACGGGGCGTGGAGTCGGCCGGTGCCACCCGCACCGCGCCGCTGCCCGCCCAGTCGACGACGGACGTCGGCGCCCCGCAGGCGCTGACCGCCGAGCAGCTGAAGGCCGCGACGGCCGACGCCGCTGCCGGTCAGGACCCGCTGGAGCCCCTGCAGTGGGACCTGAAGGCCATCTCGGCCGACAAGGCGCACGAGAAGTCGCTCGGCAGCAGCAAGGTCACGGTCGCGGTGATCGACACGGGTGTCGACGACACCCACCCGGACATCGCGCCGAACTTCGACCGCGCTGCCTCGGCGAGCTGTGTCACCGGCAAGGCCGACACCACGGACGGCGCGTGGCGGCCGTGGGCGACCGGCGGCTCCCCGCACGGTACGCATGTGGCGGGTGAGATAGCCGGTGCGAAGAACGGCGTCGGGATCACCGGTGTCGCACCGGGCGTGAAGGTCGCGGGCATCAAGGTGTCCACCCAGGGCGGCAGTTACTTCTACACCGAGTCGGTGGTGTGCGGCTTCATGTGGGCCGCCGACCACGGTGTGGACGTGACCAACAACAGCTATTACACCGACCCCTGGTACTTCAACTGCAAGGACGACCCGGACCAGAAGGCGCTCGTCACGGCCATCACCCGGGCCTCCTCGTACGCGGAGTCCAAGGGCACGGTCAATGTCGCGGCGGCGGGCAACGAGAACTACGACTTCGCCGCGGACTCGATCACCGACCCGGTCAGCCCGAACGACTCGACCGCGGTCAGCCGGACGATCGACCCGTCCAAGTGCTATGACATCCCGACCCAGTTGCCGGGTGTCGTGACGGTCGCGGCGACCGGCGCGAAAAACCTGAAGTCGTCGTTCTCCAACTACGGCCTCGGGGTCATCGACGTCGCGGCCCCCGGCGGCGACTCCACCGCCTACCAGACCCCGGACGCTCCGGCGACCAGCGGTCTGATCCTCGGCCCGGTCCCGGGCGGCGGCTGGGCGTACATGGCCGGCACCTCGATGGCGTCCCCGCATGTCGCGGGCGTCGCGGCGCTGATCAAGTCCACGCATCCGCACGCCTCTGCGGCGCTGGTCAAGGCGCTGCTGAAGGTGGAGGCCGACGGGCTGGCCTGCCCGGTGCCGTACGACATCAACAAGGACGGCAAGGTCGACGCGGTCTGCGAGGGCGGCAAGTTCTACAACGGGTTCTACGGGGCGGGTCTGGTCAACGCCCTGAACGCGGTCACCAAGTAG
- a CDS encoding CoA transferase, with protein sequence MTHAHISSGTEQAWAAVGGDPALIPRIEYGDPAGLLPSRLPVMELARSTVAACALAAAERAGSPRVRVDDGAVATAFTSERHLLVDGRKPVNFAPLSRFWRTADGWVRTHANYPHHRAALLAALGVPEEKVEAELAGRRALEVEETVYAAGGLAVALRTPEEWAAHPQCVAVAERPLVVPELLDEAPPKPRGERLKVLDLTRVIAGPVATRTLGLLGADVLRIDAPQSPELPDQHADTGFGKRSATLDLRRHADRRTFADLLDAADVLVTGYRPGALDVYDLQRPGLVTAQLSAWGDYGPWRERRGFDSLVQVGTGIAELEGSEGKPGALPAQALDHGTGYLLAAAVLRALTEQDAHGGTRRLRLSLARTAHWLRELAPGAGASPDSYTPQLAETDSPLGRLRHAPSPVAYDGGPAGWSRPPGLLGADSPVWL encoded by the coding sequence ATGACGCACGCACACATCTCCTCCGGTACGGAACAGGCCTGGGCGGCGGTCGGCGGCGATCCCGCGCTGATCCCGCGGATCGAGTACGGGGACCCCGCCGGGCTGCTGCCCTCGCGGCTCCCGGTCATGGAGCTGGCCCGTTCCACGGTGGCGGCGTGCGCGCTGGCCGCCGCCGAGCGGGCCGGTTCTCCTCGCGTACGGGTGGACGACGGCGCGGTCGCCACGGCCTTCACCAGCGAGCGGCATCTCCTCGTGGACGGCCGGAAACCGGTGAACTTCGCGCCGCTGTCCCGGTTCTGGCGTACGGCCGACGGCTGGGTCCGCACCCATGCCAACTATCCGCACCACAGGGCGGCGCTGCTGGCCGCGTTGGGCGTCCCCGAGGAGAAGGTGGAGGCCGAGCTGGCGGGGCGGCGGGCCCTGGAGGTGGAGGAGACGGTGTACGCGGCCGGGGGGCTGGCGGTGGCGCTGCGTACACCCGAGGAGTGGGCGGCGCATCCGCAGTGCGTCGCTGTGGCTGAACGGCCTCTGGTTGTACCAGAGTTGCTGGACGAGGCCCCGCCGAAGCCGCGCGGCGAGCGGCTCAAGGTCCTCGATCTGACCCGGGTCATCGCGGGGCCGGTCGCCACCCGCACGCTGGGGCTCCTCGGCGCCGACGTCCTGCGGATCGACGCGCCGCAGTCGCCCGAACTCCCCGACCAGCACGCGGACACGGGCTTCGGGAAGCGCTCGGCGACGCTGGACCTTCGCCGGCACGCGGACCGGCGTACCTTCGCCGACCTCCTTGATGCGGCGGACGTCCTGGTGACCGGATACCGGCCGGGAGCGCTGGACGTGTACGACCTCCAGCGGCCGGGACTGGTCACGGCCCAGCTCTCCGCGTGGGGCGACTACGGGCCGTGGCGCGAGCGGCGCGGCTTCGACAGTCTGGTCCAAGTGGGCACGGGGATCGCAGAGTTGGAGGGCTCCGAGGGGAAGCCGGGCGCGCTGCCAGCGCAGGCCCTCGACCACGGCACGGGGTATCTGCTGGCCGCGGCGGTGCTGCGTGCACTGACCGAGCAGGACGCGCACGGCGGCACGCGGCGGCTGCGCCTCTCGCTGGCCCGTACGGCCCACTGGCTACGGGAGCTGGCGCCGGGAGCCGGGGCTTCCCCTGACTCGTACACACCCCAACTGGCCGAGACCGACAGCCCGTTGGGGCGTTTGCGGCACGCCCCGTCGCCCGTCGCCTACGACGGAGGCCCGGCGGGCTGGTCGCGTCCGCCGGGCCTCCTGGGGGCCGACTCCCCCGTCTGGCTCTGA
- a CDS encoding zinc-dependent alcohol dehydrogenase family protein has product MRATTIHAPLDMRVEEVPDPVVQQPTDAVVRVLRACICGSDLWAYRGVAARKPGQRIGHEFLGIVEEAGSGVTGFAAGDLVVAPFVWSDGTCDFCAEGLTTSCPQGGFWGSPGSDGGQGEAVRVPFADGTLVKLPADAASDEHMLTALLALSDVMGTGHHAALGAGVVKGSTVAVVGDGAVGLCGVLAAKRLGAERIIAMGRHTDRTDIAKLFGATDVVAARGDEAVAAVRELTRGQGAHSVIEAVGTEQSMRTAVAITRDGGAVGYVGVPHGSGTGLDLSDMFDRNVALRGGVAPVRTYIPELLPDVLDGTIDPSPVFDLTVGLDGVPDGYKAMDERTALKVLVKP; this is encoded by the coding sequence ATGCGCGCCACCACCATCCACGCCCCCCTCGACATGCGCGTCGAGGAGGTGCCGGACCCCGTCGTCCAGCAGCCCACCGACGCTGTCGTCCGCGTCCTGCGCGCCTGCATCTGCGGCAGCGACCTCTGGGCGTACCGGGGCGTGGCCGCCCGGAAGCCCGGACAGCGGATCGGGCACGAGTTCCTCGGCATCGTCGAGGAGGCGGGCTCCGGCGTGACCGGGTTCGCCGCCGGTGACCTCGTCGTGGCGCCCTTCGTCTGGTCCGACGGCACGTGCGACTTCTGTGCCGAGGGCCTCACCACCTCCTGCCCGCAGGGCGGATTCTGGGGCTCGCCCGGATCCGACGGCGGCCAGGGCGAGGCCGTCCGCGTGCCCTTCGCCGACGGCACGCTGGTGAAGCTGCCCGCCGACGCCGCCTCCGACGAGCACATGCTGACCGCTCTCCTCGCCCTCTCCGACGTCATGGGCACCGGCCACCACGCCGCGCTCGGCGCCGGTGTCGTCAAGGGCTCCACGGTCGCGGTCGTCGGCGACGGCGCGGTCGGGCTCTGCGGTGTGCTGGCCGCCAAGCGCCTGGGCGCCGAGCGCATCATCGCGATGGGCCGCCACACGGACCGCACCGACATCGCCAAGCTCTTCGGCGCCACCGACGTCGTCGCGGCGCGCGGCGACGAAGCGGTCGCCGCCGTACGGGAGTTGACCCGCGGCCAGGGCGCCCACTCCGTCATCGAGGCCGTCGGCACCGAGCAGTCGATGCGCACCGCCGTGGCGATCACCCGCGACGGCGGCGCCGTCGGCTACGTCGGCGTCCCGCACGGCAGCGGCACCGGCCTGGACCTCAGCGACATGTTCGACCGCAACGTCGCCCTGCGCGGCGGGGTCGCGCCCGTCCGTACGTACATCCCCGAGCTGCTCCCCGACGTGCTGGACGGCACGATCGACCCGTCGCCGGTCTTCGACCTCACGGTCGGGCTCGACGGGGTGCCGGACGGCTACAAGGCGATGGACGAGCGCACGGCGCTGAAGGTCCTCGTCAAGCCGTAA
- a CDS encoding lysoplasmalogenase → MTRVGGVPTRSALRNDCPLVVFGAAVLVDLGSLLAGWDPGHLITKPLLMPLLAFHAYTRGAPKILLAALLLGWGGDVFLLSSADPAFLVGMACFAGGHVCYLVAFGRGRTSPLLGAAYAAALVATVAALWPDLPADLRIPVAGYSLLLTAMAYRSSRLGLWGGIGGALFLLSDTLIATGVADWPQLPRPDFWVMATYIAAQTLLARALLAEAGTPAQAYRESRTSV, encoded by the coding sequence GTGACCCGGGTCGGGGGTGTGCCCACCCGTTCCGCCCTGCGGAACGACTGCCCACTGGTGGTATTCGGCGCGGCTGTTCTGGTTGATCTGGGATCCCTGCTTGCCGGGTGGGATCCCGGACACCTCATCACCAAGCCGCTGCTCATGCCGCTGCTCGCCTTCCACGCCTACACCCGTGGCGCCCCGAAGATCCTCCTCGCCGCCCTCCTCCTCGGCTGGGGCGGCGACGTCTTCCTCCTCTCCTCCGCCGACCCCGCCTTCCTCGTCGGCATGGCCTGTTTCGCGGGCGGGCACGTCTGCTATCTCGTCGCCTTCGGACGCGGCCGTACGTCACCCCTCCTCGGTGCCGCCTATGCCGCAGCCCTCGTCGCCACCGTCGCCGCGCTCTGGCCCGACCTCCCCGCCGACCTCCGTATCCCCGTCGCCGGCTACTCGCTCCTCCTCACCGCCATGGCGTACCGCTCCAGCCGCCTCGGCCTGTGGGGCGGCATCGGCGGGGCGCTCTTCCTGCTCTCCGACACCCTCATCGCCACCGGTGTCGCCGACTGGCCCCAGCTGCCCCGGCCCGACTTCTGGGTGATGGCGACCTACATCGCGGCCCAGACCCTGCTGGCCAGGGCCCTGCTCGCGGAAGCGGGGACCCCTGCGCAGGCGTACCGTGAGAGCCGTACATCTGTCTGA
- a CDS encoding sterol desaturase family protein — MEPNLPDVVLWSIPAFVLLTVVEMVSVRFHPDEDAAGYEKKDAATSVGMGLGSLVFDFVWKIPIVAVYTAVYELTPLRIPVLWWTVPLMLLGQDFFYYWSHRGHHVIRILWACHVVHHSSRKFNLTTALRQPWTSLTVWPFYVPLIALGVHPAALAFCSSANLVYQFWVHTERIDKLPRPFEYVLNTPSHHRVHHASQGGYLDRNFGGILILWDRWFGSFTAETERPVFGLTKNIATHNPLRVATHEYAAILRDVRAASSWGERAGRVFRGPGWAPAAAPVPEPERVA; from the coding sequence ATGGAGCCGAACCTGCCCGATGTCGTGCTGTGGTCGATCCCGGCCTTCGTCCTGCTCACCGTGGTCGAAATGGTGAGCGTCCGCTTCCATCCGGACGAGGATGCGGCGGGGTACGAGAAGAAGGACGCCGCCACCAGCGTCGGCATGGGGCTCGGCAGCCTGGTCTTCGACTTCGTGTGGAAGATCCCGATCGTCGCGGTCTACACGGCGGTGTACGAGCTCACCCCGCTGCGCATACCCGTGCTGTGGTGGACGGTCCCGCTGATGCTGCTCGGCCAGGACTTCTTCTACTACTGGTCGCACCGGGGCCACCATGTGATCCGGATCCTGTGGGCGTGCCACGTGGTGCACCACTCCAGCCGGAAGTTCAACCTGACGACGGCGCTGCGGCAGCCGTGGACGTCTCTGACGGTCTGGCCCTTCTACGTCCCGCTGATCGCGCTGGGTGTGCACCCGGCGGCGCTCGCGTTCTGCTCGTCGGCCAACCTCGTCTACCAGTTCTGGGTGCACACGGAGCGGATCGACAAGCTGCCGCGGCCCTTCGAGTACGTACTGAACACGCCGTCGCACCATCGGGTGCACCATGCGTCCCAAGGGGGGTATCTGGACCGGAACTTCGGGGGGATTCTCATCTTGTGGGACCGGTGGTTCGGGTCGTTCACGGCGGAGACGGAGCGGCCGGTGTTCGGGCTGACGAAGAACATCGCGACGCACAACCCTCTGCGGGTGGCGACGCATGAGTACGCGGCGATCTTGCGGGATGTGCGGGCGGCGAGCTCTTGGGGGGAGCGGGCGGGGCGGGTGTTCCGGGGGCCCGGGTGGGCGCCTGCGGCTGCGCCGGTCCCTGAGCCGGAGCGGGTTGCGTGA
- a CDS encoding VIT1/CCC1 transporter family protein produces the protein MTEETHDEAHNGGLGARLNWLRAAVLGANDGIVSTAGIVVGVAGATGSRNALLTAGLAGLLAGSMSMAAGEYVSVSTQRDSEKAALAQERRELREAPEAELIELTGLLEGKGLSAEVAREAAVQLTERDALRAHAEVELGIDPDDLTNPWHAALASFLAFTAGALLPLLAMVLPPASVRLYVTVLSVLGALALAGWGSARLGAAPVRPAVLRNVCGGALAMAVTYGAGALLGATGV, from the coding sequence GTGACTGAAGAAACGCACGACGAAGCCCACAACGGCGGCCTCGGAGCCCGGCTCAACTGGCTCCGGGCCGCCGTGCTCGGCGCCAACGACGGCATCGTCTCCACGGCGGGCATCGTCGTCGGCGTCGCCGGTGCGACCGGTTCGCGCAACGCGCTGCTGACGGCCGGACTCGCAGGACTGCTCGCCGGATCGATGTCGATGGCAGCGGGGGAGTACGTCTCGGTCTCCACCCAGCGGGACTCCGAGAAGGCCGCCCTGGCGCAGGAGAGGCGCGAGCTGAGGGAGGCGCCGGAGGCCGAACTCATCGAGCTGACCGGGCTGTTGGAGGGCAAGGGGCTCAGTGCGGAGGTCGCCCGCGAGGCCGCCGTGCAGCTCACCGAGCGCGACGCGCTGCGCGCCCACGCGGAGGTCGAGCTCGGCATCGACCCCGACGACCTGACCAACCCCTGGCACGCTGCGCTCGCCAGCTTCCTCGCCTTCACCGCGGGCGCACTGCTGCCGCTGCTCGCGATGGTGCTGCCGCCCGCCTCCGTACGCCTGTACGTGACGGTCCTGTCGGTGCTCGGGGCGCTGGCGCTCGCGGGGTGGGGCAGTGCGCGGCTCGGGGCGGCCCCGGTGCGCCCGGCGGTCCTGCGGAATGTGTGCGGCGGGGCGCTGGCCATGGCGGTCACGTACGGGGCGGGCGCACTGCTGGGCGCGACAGGCGTTTGA